From the Oryza glaberrima chromosome 5, OglaRS2, whole genome shotgun sequence genome, one window contains:
- the LOC127774584 gene encoding uncharacterized protein LOC127774584 translates to MAIAQSSPKEEQHQQCHGGRGGWVFQAIAMLVATAVTTQAAYRARWEPWDLAFVLFSYADLGLLFLCLSVYERLPPPPLEEVQEGDSGDDGAAVRWRLKMAVWALSTALSVAFAWRVAAVMPAPAMKAALWGMTSTVAVAGFYLLFVYRPVTISSSSEMDTCKHKQSSPKLDQMV, encoded by the coding sequence atgGCCATTGCTCAGTCCAGCCCCAAAGAGGAGCAACACCAACAATgccatggcggccgcggcggctgggTCTTCCAGGCAATCGCGATGCTCGTCGCGACGGCGGTCACGACGCAGGCGGCGTACCGGGCTCGCTGGGAGCCGTGGGACCTCGCCTTCGTGCTCTTCTCCTACGCCGATCTGGGGCTCCTCTTCCTGTGCCTCTCGGTGTACGagcgcctgccgccgccgccgctggaagAGGTACAGGAGGGGGACAGCGGCGACGATGGTGCGGCGGTGAGGTGGCGGCTCAAGATGGCCGTGTGGGCGCTGTCGACGGCGCTCAGCGTCGCCTTCGCTTGGCGCGTCGCGGCAGtcatgccggcgccggcgatgaaAGCCGCTTTGTGGGGCATGACGTCGACGGTGGCGGTCGCCGGTTTCTACCTCCTGTTCGTCTACAGGCCTGTGaccatttcctcctcctccgaaaTGGATACCTGCAAACACAAGCAGTCGTCGCCCAAGCTCGACCAGATGGTATAA
- the LOC127772920 gene encoding embryogenesis-like protein → MHRNPRLLLRAAASLLRPSSSSAAAAPTPALPPLLRRPPLFFPEGCPHRRAFSTADFGKDVDEVNRKFAEAREEIEAAMDSKETVYFDEEAACARDAAGEALAAFESLLARLPPPDADSLRRSMGLKMEQLKAELKQLDE, encoded by the coding sequence atgCACCGAaaccctcgcctcctcctccgcgccgccgcctccctcctccgcccctcctcctcctccgccgccgccgccccaacgCCGGCGCTCCCTCCTCTTCTGCGGCGCCCGCCCCTCTTCTTCCCGGAGGGGTGCCCCCACCGGCGCGCCTTCTCGACGGCGGACTTCGGCAAGGATGTCGACGAGGTGAACCGCAAGTTCGCGGAGGCGCGGGAGGAGATCGAGGCCGCCATGGACAGCAAGGAGACCGTCTACTTCGACGAGGAGGCCGCCTgcgcgcgcgacgccgccggggAGGCCCTCGCGGCCTTCGAGTCGCTGCTCGcgcgcctcccgccgcccgaCGCCGACTCGCTCCGCCGATCCATGGGGCTCAAGATGGAGCAGCTCAAGGCCGAGCTCAAGCAGCTCGACGAGTAG
- the LOC127775102 gene encoding protein SLOW GREEN 1, chloroplastic-like codes for MTSAMAMSFLSTTAAAAASSSQPPLPARRLPRRNPSLPFPLRPPHRLSPFSAPPPEPHRLTYRTHSTSSSSRTPTAAGLLSPVISTSRTLIFLLVASLLSLSGVRPLPSLASPPPPTQQPQETEEQEQQQESEEKQQQQQEEEGVEAEVEEAWLRQDEEEEVEEKEEEEEADDEVQMYMEILSRDPGDVDALKCALFAKMRRAEWGGALGFARRLREAEPGEVEWRLMEALLHELKGDLAEAERLFNEVLAEKPLLVRALHGLALCMHKRSEGPTVFEMLEKALQLAISEERVPEERNIKLLIAQMHVVKGQLDVASEKLQNLINEDPRDFRPHLCQGIVYALLDKKEEADELFDTYRSLVPDEFPDKSFISDVIQAARVESKDRLQKDFGSEFLSKK; via the exons ATGACGTCAGCAATGGCGATGAGCttcctctccaccaccgccgccgccgccgcctcctcctcccagccACCCCtacccgcccgccgcctccctcgccgcaatccctccctccccttccctctcagACCACCACAccgcctctctcccttctccgcTCCCCCTCCCGAGCCCCATCGCCTCACCTACCGAACccactccacctcctcctcttccaggacacccaccgccgccggcctcctctctccGGTCATCTCCACCTCGAGAACCCTCATCTTCCTCCTtgtcgcctccctcctctccctctccggcgtCCGCCCCCTCCCTTCCCTCGCATCCCCTCCCCCACCTACCCAACAACCGCAAGAAACGGAAGagcaagaacagcagcaagaatccgaggagaagcagcagcagcagcaggaggaggagggcgtggaggcggaggtcgaGGAGGCGTGGCTGCGGCaagacgaggaggaagaagtagaagagaaagaagaggaggaggaggccgacgacgaggtgcAGATGTACATGGAGATCCTGAGCCGCGATCCGGGCGACGTGGACGCGCTCAAGTGCGCGCTGTTCGCCAAGATGAGGCGCGCGGAGTGGGGCGGCGCGCTGGGGttcgcgcggcggctgcgggaggCGGAGCCCGGCGAGGTGGAGTGGCGGCTCATGGAGGCGCTGCTGCACGAGCTCAAAGGCGACCTCGCCGAGGCCGAGCGCCTCTTCAACGAGGTCCTCGCCGAGAAGCCACTCCTCGTCAGGGCACTCCAT GGACTTGCTCTGTGTATGCATAAAAGATCAGAAGGACCTACTGTTTTTGAGATGCTGGAGAAAGCTTTGCAACTTGCAATTTCTGAGGAAAGGGTTCCAGAAGAGCGCAACATTAAGCTTTTGATTGCTCAGATGCATGTTGTCAAG GGCCAGTTGGATGTTGCATCAGAGAAACTGCAAAATCTTATCAATGAGGATCCTCGAGATTTCCGACCTCATCTTTGCCAG GGCATCGTTTACgcacttttagacaaaaaggaagAAGCAGATGAGCTGTTTGATACATATAGAAGTCTTGTTCCAGATGAATTTCCAGACAAGAGTTTTATTAGTGATGTTATACAAGCAGCCAGAGTGGAGTCCAAGGACCGGCTACAAAAGGATTTTGGATCTGAATTTTTATCTAAGAAGTGA
- the LOC127774603 gene encoding uncharacterized protein LOC127774603, translated as MKLMDNAEEEMRRRAAATADSPDAIAVHLQGWCRACLHLAALAFLACAFVQTTRPALSDPWDLAFVVAAYANLAALFVVLRRVKQLTPMSPAKERRRLLRQAWELLTALSYAFAYRVEQTMPAAMAVFVWAMTASVVVGAVYFLVLKDGRGSGDCDRE; from the coding sequence ATGAAATTAATGGACAATGCAGAGGAGGAGatgcgccgccgtgccgccgccaccgccgactcgCCGGACGCCATAGCCGTCCACCTGCAGGGGTGGTGCAGGGCGTGCCTGcacctcgccgcgctcgccttccTCGCCTGCGCCTTCGTCCAGACGACGCGCCCAGCGCTGTCTGACCCGTGGGACCTCgcgttcgtcgtcgccgcctacGCCAACCTCGCCGCGCTcttcgtcgtcctccgccgcgtcAAGCAGCTCACGCCGATGTCGCCGGCGAAGGAGCGCAGGCGGCTGCTGCGACAAGCCTGGGAGCTGTTGACTGCCCTCAGCTACGCGTTTGCGTACCGGGTAGAGCAGACCATGCCAGCCGCCATGGCCGTGTTCGTCTGGGCCATGACGGcctccgtcgtcgtcggtgcGGTCTATTTCCTGGTTCTCAAGGACGGCCGTGGATCAGGGGATTGCGACCGTGAGTAA
- the LOC127772918 gene encoding uncharacterized protein LOC127772918 — MKLMDNAKEEMRRAAATADSPDAGEPHAIAAHLQGWCRACLHLAALAFLACAFVQTAGRARHDPWDLAFVVAAYASLAALFVVLRRAERLTPESPADDRRWLQRAAWTLSTVLSCLFAYRVARIMPAAMAVAVWAMTASVVVGGLYFLVLNDGDRGSEEDCHVADDGKLVFQKIPREEMV; from the coding sequence ATGAAATTAATGGACAATGCCAAGGAGGAgatgcgccgcgccgccgccaccgccgactcgCCGGACGCCGGCGAACCCCACGCCATAGCCGCCCACCTGCAGGGGTGGTGCAGGGCGTGCCTGcacctcgccgcgctcgccttccTCGCCTGCGCCTTCGTCCAGACGGCCGGCAGGGCGCGCCACGATCCATGGGACCtcgccttcgtcgtcgccgcctacgccagcctcgccgcgctcttcgtcgtcctccgccgcgccgagcgCCTCACGCCGGAGTCGCCCGCCGACGATCGCCGGTGGCTGCAGCGCGCGGCCTGGACGCTGTCCACTGTGCTCAGCTGCTTGTTTGCTTACAGGGTTGCCCGGATCATGCcagccgccatggccgtcgccgTCTGGGCCATGACCGCCTCAGTAGTCGTCGGCGGCCTCTACTTCTTGGTTCTCAACGACGGTGACCGTGGCTCGGAGGAGGATTGCCATGTCGCCGACGATGGCAAACTCGTCTTTCAGAAGATTCCTAGAGAGGAAATGGTGTAG